One segment of Halalkalicoccus tibetensis DNA contains the following:
- a CDS encoding prefoldin subunit beta, giving the protein MQGNLPPEAQEKLEQLQDLQETAQQVAAQKNQAETTLTDSQNALETLEEVDEGTTMYREAGELMIETDLDTAEDELEEKVDSLEVRLETLKKQEERVQTQFEELQGELQQMLGGAGGGGPAGPGAGPSPGPGGA; this is encoded by the coding sequence ATGCAGGGCAACCTACCGCCGGAAGCACAGGAGAAGCTCGAGCAGCTACAGGACCTTCAGGAGACGGCCCAGCAGGTCGCCGCCCAGAAGAACCAGGCCGAGACGACGCTCACCGACTCCCAGAACGCACTCGAAACCCTCGAGGAGGTCGACGAGGGCACCACGATGTACCGCGAGGCCGGCGAGCTCATGATCGAGACCGACCTCGATACCGCCGAGGACGAACTCGAGGAGAAGGTCGACAGCCTGGAAGTCCGCCTCGAGACGCTCAAGAAACAGGAAGAGCGCGTCCAGACGCAGTTCGAGGAGCTCCAGGGCGAGCTCCAGCAGATGCTCGGCGGTGCGGGCGGCGGCGGTCCGGCCGGCCCGGGTGCGGGCCCGAGCCCCGGTCCCGGCGGCGCGTAG
- a CDS encoding FAD/NAD(P)-binding protein translates to MSYGYVVVGGGIHGTHVAHRLVSETDLEPQDLAILEPRGELLASFREKARACGMGTLRSPFVHHLGVEPFDLRDFAEARDREEELRPAPDHPRRPSLSLFLDHARHAIERSGIDALVIEAAATGIDREGNRLRIDTEEGPIRAERCVLAVGQGPPRQPDWARGLSEDAPLSHVWDESVPIDEREPAGRVCVVGGGVTAAHLAVNLAERAPVTLLARHELRAAGVEADPPWINWRRMERRLHPLPPGSETRLERVRRAHNTGSIPPSLLREVEAAGERGKLRVRRGEVEAAHAGGEEVVLRLTDGSVDRFRRAICATGFDRASDHPLVERVAASLGLETGVDGLAVLDDRSLEWRTVEDSEGSGVFVTGALGALTFGPLAGTIAGARRGADRLVEVHGRRSAEPILAD, encoded by the coding sequence ATGAGCTACGGGTACGTCGTCGTCGGCGGCGGAATCCACGGCACCCACGTCGCCCATCGACTCGTCAGCGAGACCGATCTCGAACCTCAGGATCTCGCGATCCTCGAACCGCGCGGCGAGCTGCTTGCGTCGTTCCGCGAGAAGGCCCGCGCCTGCGGGATGGGGACGCTCCGCTCGCCGTTCGTCCACCATCTCGGGGTCGAGCCGTTCGACCTGCGGGACTTCGCGGAGGCGCGGGATCGGGAGGAGGAGCTGCGCCCGGCGCCCGACCACCCGCGCCGGCCGTCGCTCTCCCTCTTTCTCGATCACGCCCGCCACGCGATCGAGCGGAGCGGGATCGACGCGTTGGTGATCGAGGCGGCCGCAACGGGGATCGACCGAGAGGGCAATCGGCTCCGGATCGACACCGAGGAGGGGCCGATCCGTGCCGAGCGCTGCGTGCTCGCGGTCGGCCAGGGCCCACCCCGGCAGCCCGACTGGGCGCGCGGGCTTTCCGAGGACGCCCCGCTCTCGCACGTCTGGGACGAGTCGGTCCCGATCGACGAGCGCGAGCCCGCCGGCCGGGTCTGCGTCGTCGGCGGCGGGGTCACGGCCGCCCATCTCGCCGTGAACCTCGCGGAGCGGGCCCCCGTCACGCTGCTCGCGCGCCACGAACTGCGGGCGGCGGGGGTCGAGGCCGATCCCCCCTGGATCAACTGGCGCCGGATGGAGAGACGCCTGCACCCCCTCCCACCGGGCTCGGAGACCCGCCTCGAGCGCGTGCGACGCGCGCACAACACGGGCTCGATCCCCCCGTCGCTTCTCCGGGAGGTCGAGGCGGCGGGCGAGCGGGGCAAGCTCCGGGTCCGCCGCGGCGAGGTCGAGGCCGCGCACGCGGGCGGGGAGGAGGTCGTCCTCCGGCTGACGGACGGCTCGGTCGATCGCTTCCGGCGGGCGATCTGTGCGACCGGCTTCGACCGCGCCTCCGATCACCCGCTGGTCGAGAGGGTGGCGGCCTCGCTCGGCCTGGAGACCGGTGTGGACGGACTGGCGGTGCTCGACGACCGGAGTCTTGAATGGCGCACCGTCGAGGACTCCGAGGGATCGGGAGTCTTCGTGACCGGTGCGCTCGGCGCGCTCACGTTCGGCCCGCTGGCGGGGACGATCGCCGGCGCCCGCCGGGGCGCGGACCGGCTAGTCGAGGTCCACGGGCGGCGCTCCGCGGAGCCGATCCTGGCCGACTAG
- a CDS encoding 50S ribosomal protein L37ae: MAKRKSGRVGSAGRFGARYGRVARRRVADIEDDTEHATVDGDDVTRVGTGIWKNEETGETFAGGAYRPQTPAGRTVSRSIRAALDESDDE; encoded by the coding sequence ATGGCTAAGAGAAAATCGGGCCGCGTCGGCAGCGCGGGGCGCTTCGGCGCGCGCTACGGGCGCGTCGCCCGCCGCCGGGTCGCCGACATCGAGGACGACACCGAGCACGCGACCGTCGACGGCGACGACGTCACCCGCGTCGGCACGGGCATCTGGAAGAACGAGGAGACCGGCGAGACCTTCGCCGGCGGCGCCTACCGTCCCCAGACGCCCGCCGGGCGCACCGTCTCGCGATCGATCCGCGCGGCCCTCGACGAGTCCGACGACGAATGA
- a CDS encoding DUF192 domain-containing protein produces MRLVHRDLDIVIAGDVEVADSFLARARGLMFRRSIPEDYALVFEFGEPVTRSLHMLCVPFPIDALWLVDGEVTRTAHLDAWTGFGRGRADTIVELPAGAAEGVREGDRVVLQG; encoded by the coding sequence GTGCGCCTCGTCCATCGCGACCTCGACATCGTCATCGCGGGCGACGTCGAGGTCGCCGACTCGTTTCTCGCCCGGGCCCGCGGGCTGATGTTCCGCCGGTCGATCCCCGAGGACTACGCGCTGGTCTTCGAGTTCGGCGAGCCCGTCACCCGGTCGCTGCATATGCTCTGTGTCCCGTTCCCGATCGACGCCCTCTGGCTGGTCGACGGCGAAGTAACCCGTACCGCACACCTCGACGCCTGGACCGGCTTCGGGCGCGGGCGGGCCGACACGATCGTCGAGCTCCCGGCGGGCGCGGCCGAAGGGGTCCGCGAGGGCGATCGGGTCGTCCTCCAGGGGTGA
- a CDS encoding (R)-citramalate synthase yields the protein MDSVELLDTTLRDGEQAPGVSLSPEEKAEIARTLDAAAVPYIEAGSACTGEGERRTISRVTDLGLDATITSFARGVQSDVDLALDCGVDGVNLVVPASDRHIEGKVGTTRGDVLERTVELVDYAKDHGLWVEVIGEDGSRAELDYLVELLGSALEAGADRVCYADTVGHAGPDRVHEAVSRLSRLGPTSTHTHDDLGLGMANALASVAAGADLVHATVNGVGERAGNVALEEVAIALDHCYGIRTVDTVQLYELAGVVSRYTGVPLPPNKAVVGENAFAHESGIHTDGTLKDERMYEPYPPERVGRERRLVLGKHTGRAGARAALEEHDVEVSDEDLAEIVPRVKELADRGKRVTDADLLAIAEDVRGRERDRRVELLDLTAASGGDTPTASVRLRVDDEERVASGLGSGPVDAAVSAVREALGSAADAQLDSYHVDAITGGTDAVVTVEVVMSRADRTVTVARSDADITRASVVAMVDALDRLLVRGQRPAPADD from the coding sequence ATGGACTCGGTCGAGCTTCTGGATACCACGCTGCGCGACGGCGAGCAAGCGCCGGGTGTCTCGCTCTCGCCCGAGGAGAAGGCCGAGATCGCCCGCACGCTCGATGCCGCCGCGGTGCCCTACATCGAGGCCGGCAGCGCCTGCACCGGCGAGGGCGAGCGCCGCACCATCTCGCGGGTGACGGACCTCGGGCTCGACGCGACGATCACGAGCTTCGCCCGCGGCGTGCAGAGCGACGTCGACCTCGCGCTGGACTGTGGCGTCGACGGCGTCAACCTCGTGGTGCCCGCCAGCGACCGCCACATCGAGGGGAAGGTCGGCACCACCCGCGGCGACGTCCTCGAGCGCACGGTCGAGCTGGTCGACTACGCGAAGGACCACGGCCTCTGGGTCGAGGTCATCGGCGAGGACGGCTCCCGTGCGGAGCTCGACTATCTGGTCGAGCTGCTCGGAAGCGCGCTCGAGGCGGGCGCCGACCGGGTCTGTTACGCCGACACCGTCGGTCACGCGGGTCCCGACAGGGTCCACGAGGCCGTCTCCCGGCTCTCCCGGTTAGGGCCGACCAGCACCCACACCCACGACGACCTCGGGCTGGGGATGGCCAACGCGCTGGCGAGCGTCGCCGCGGGCGCGGACCTCGTCCACGCCACGGTCAACGGCGTCGGCGAGCGCGCGGGCAACGTCGCCCTCGAGGAGGTGGCGATCGCGCTGGATCACTGCTACGGGATCCGGACGGTCGACACCGTTCAGCTCTACGAGCTCGCGGGCGTGGTCTCGCGCTATACGGGCGTTCCCCTGCCCCCGAACAAGGCCGTCGTCGGCGAGAACGCCTTCGCCCACGAGAGCGGGATCCACACGGACGGCACGCTGAAGGACGAGCGGATGTACGAGCCCTATCCGCCCGAGCGGGTGGGCCGCGAGCGCCGGCTCGTGCTCGGGAAACACACCGGGCGGGCGGGCGCGCGCGCCGCACTGGAGGAACACGACGTCGAGGTCAGCGACGAGGACCTCGCGGAGATCGTCCCGCGGGTCAAGGAGCTCGCCGACCGGGGCAAGCGCGTCACGGACGCCGACCTGCTCGCGATCGCCGAGGACGTCCGCGGGCGCGAACGCGACCGCCGGGTCGAACTGCTCGACCTGACCGCGGCGAGCGGCGGCGACACCCCTACCGCGAGCGTCCGACTGCGGGTCGACGACGAGGAGCGGGTCGCGAGCGGCCTCGGCAGCGGCCCCGTCGACGCGGCCGTCTCGGCCGTGCGGGAGGCGCTGGGATCGGCCGCCGACGCACAGCTCGACTCCTATCACGTCGACGCGATCACCGGCGGGACCGACGCCGTGGTGACCGTCGAGGTCGTCATGTCGCGCGCGGATCGGACCGTGACGGTCGCGCGCAGCGACGCGGACATCACACGCGCGAGCGTGGTGGCGATGGTCGACGCGCTCGATCGGCTGCTCGTGCGCGGCCAACGGCCGGCGCCGGCCGACGACTAA
- a CDS encoding DUF3194 domain-containing protein, with translation MEPADDEVVRTAAEAAEGLIFSRYRRSEVDDLDVAVTFEEGVLEVDVYLNVDDEEAEQVAEDAVLAAESAVDELFAEAEE, from the coding sequence ATGGAACCCGCAGACGACGAGGTCGTTCGAACGGCGGCCGAGGCCGCGGAGGGGCTGATCTTCTCGCGGTATCGTCGCTCCGAGGTCGACGATCTGGACGTCGCCGTGACGTTCGAGGAGGGGGTTCTGGAGGTCGACGTCTACCTCAACGTCGACGACGAGGAGGCGGAGCAGGTCGCGGAGGACGCCGTCCTGGCCGCCGAGTCGGCCGTCGACGAGCTGTTCGCCGAGGCAGAGGAGTAA
- a CDS encoding HalOD1 output domain-containing protein, with amino-acid sequence MAGEDERADGAVVAEDEPGVYRATHDFEGRHELSTSVIEAIEEAADVEGPSSRVLADVIDPDCLDGLFRPVRHRTERENGKVQFPLGGYRIAVYATGEIVLRPIGD; translated from the coding sequence ATGGCTGGTGAAGACGAGAGGGCGGACGGCGCCGTCGTCGCCGAGGACGAACCGGGCGTCTATCGGGCGACCCACGATTTCGAGGGGCGCCACGAGCTCAGCACGTCCGTCATCGAGGCGATCGAGGAGGCCGCCGACGTCGAGGGCCCCTCCTCGCGGGTCCTCGCCGATGTGATCGATCCGGACTGTCTCGACGGGCTGTTCAGGCCCGTCCGCCATCGGACCGAGCGCGAGAACGGGAAGGTGCAGTTCCCGCTCGGGGGCTACCGGATCGCCGTCTACGCCACCGGCGAGATCGTGCTCCGGCCGATCGGGGATTAG
- a CDS encoding alkaline phosphatase produces MSKPNTGDGRTEERESHLAASRRSFLAGVGALAGSAALGGGATAVTGATEGTADGEADSAITFITDGMGHTQITGARYLKAYQADSEAFPLNVDPAKTGLQMDRHEAQGTMTVFPDDPDELVTDSGAAATALSTIGTGENEHACTDCDGVTDCAAAATSMSGGVKAYNGAIGGVAGEDGEFVPVETVLEAARDAGKSTGLVTNTRITHATPAAFGAHVPERGMEDEIARQYIEETGVDVLLGGGKAFFDPEEREDGEDLLATAEEEGYELVETADELDGVDQTPVLGLFTDDDSHMNYYLDRLPEDGTGQPGLPEMVEKAIELLSENEEGFFLMVESGRVDHCGHANDPAIAAEQLEGDEAVGACLDYVQDDSNPPTTMVTTADHECGGMSLARDGPYNVNFDVLDAMGASATEGLAPLIEEADSIEEIRGIMDDHAGIDDMDEYDVARVQRTPDDVKEVLNERALVGWTSDGHTAADVPTFASGPNAEFVNAARDNTDMAGLITDSLGL; encoded by the coding sequence ATGTCGAAACCGAACACCGGCGACGGACGGACCGAGGAGAGGGAGAGCCATCTCGCGGCGAGCCGGCGGTCGTTCCTGGCGGGCGTCGGGGCGCTCGCGGGTTCGGCCGCGCTCGGCGGCGGGGCGACGGCCGTGACGGGTGCGACCGAAGGGACCGCCGACGGCGAAGCCGACAGCGCGATCACGTTCATCACCGACGGGATGGGACACACGCAGATCACCGGCGCGCGATATCTGAAGGCGTACCAGGCCGACTCGGAGGCGTTCCCGCTGAACGTCGACCCCGCGAAGACGGGCCTGCAGATGGACCGCCACGAGGCCCAGGGGACGATGACGGTGTTCCCGGACGACCCCGACGAGCTCGTCACGGACTCGGGGGCAGCCGCGACGGCCCTGTCGACGATCGGCACGGGGGAGAACGAGCACGCGTGTACCGACTGCGACGGCGTCACGGACTGTGCGGCCGCGGCGACCAGCATGAGCGGCGGCGTGAAGGCCTACAACGGCGCGATCGGTGGCGTCGCCGGCGAGGACGGCGAGTTCGTGCCCGTCGAGACGGTCCTCGAGGCCGCCCGCGACGCGGGGAAGTCGACCGGGCTGGTGACCAACACCCGGATCACCCATGCGACCCCGGCGGCCTTCGGCGCTCACGTTCCGGAACGAGGGATGGAGGACGAGATCGCCCGCCAGTACATCGAGGAGACGGGCGTCGATGTCCTGTTGGGCGGCGGGAAGGCCTTCTTCGACCCCGAGGAGCGCGAGGACGGTGAGGACCTGCTCGCGACCGCCGAGGAGGAGGGCTACGAGCTCGTCGAGACCGCAGACGAGCTCGACGGTGTGGACCAGACGCCGGTGCTCGGGCTGTTCACCGACGACGACAGCCACATGAACTACTACCTCGATCGCCTCCCGGAGGACGGAACGGGCCAGCCGGGCCTCCCGGAGATGGTCGAGAAGGCGATCGAACTCCTCTCGGAGAACGAGGAGGGGTTCTTCCTGATGGTCGAGTCGGGCCGGGTCGACCACTGCGGACACGCGAACGACCCCGCGATCGCGGCCGAACAGCTGGAGGGCGACGAGGCCGTGGGTGCCTGCCTCGACTACGTCCAGGACGACTCGAACCCGCCGACGACGATGGTCACGACAGCGGACCACGAGTGTGGCGGAATGTCGTTGGCCCGCGACGGACCGTACAACGTCAACTTCGACGTGCTCGACGCGATGGGCGCGAGCGCGACCGAGGGGCTCGCGCCGCTGATCGAGGAGGCCGACTCCATCGAGGAGATCCGCGGGATCATGGACGATCACGCCGGGATCGACGACATGGACGAGTACGACGTCGCGCGCGTCCAGCGCACCCCCGACGACGTCAAGGAGGTGCTCAACGAGCGTGCGCTCGTCGGCTGGACCTCCGACGGCCACACCGCCGCGGACGTGCCGACGTTCGCCTCCGGGCCCAACGCCGAGTTCGTCAACGCCGCCCGTGACAACACCGACATGGCGGGGCTGATCACCGACTCGCTCGGGCTGTAG
- a CDS encoding GMP synthase subunit A, translating to MRIDVVDNHGQFTHLEGRALRDMSIDTETIDNDTPPEEIDADGLVISGGPDIDRTGNCGEYLDLDVPVLGICLGMQVIADELGGSVAGGEYGGYADVTVEIVDDEDPLVGSLAPETRVWASHGDEVKELPDGFALTGRSDVCGIESMSDPDRALYGVQWHPEVAHTEEGEAVFENFRAICENR from the coding sequence ATGCGAATCGACGTGGTCGACAACCACGGCCAGTTCACTCACCTCGAGGGGCGCGCGCTCCGGGACATGAGCATCGACACCGAGACCATCGACAACGACACCCCGCCCGAGGAGATCGACGCCGACGGGCTCGTCATCTCGGGCGGCCCCGACATCGATCGGACGGGCAACTGCGGGGAGTATCTCGACCTGGACGTTCCCGTCCTGGGGATCTGTCTGGGGATGCAGGTGATCGCCGACGAGCTCGGGGGCAGCGTTGCGGGCGGCGAGTACGGCGGCTACGCCGACGTCACCGTCGAGATAGTCGACGACGAGGACCCGCTGGTAGGGTCGCTCGCGCCCGAGACCCGCGTCTGGGCGTCTCATGGCGACGAAGTGAAGGAGCTCCCCGACGGGTTCGCCCTGACCGGGAGGAGCGACGTCTGCGGGATCGAGTCGATGAGCGATCCCGATAGAGCGCTCTACGGGGTCCAGTGGCATCCGGAGGTCGCCCACACCGAGGAGGGCGAGGCGGTCTTCGAGAACTTCCGCGCGATCTGCGAGAACCGGTAG
- a CDS encoding DUF2103 domain-containing protein: protein MRCRECHSELDKPGDYCLVCRSANTDGVVCEISRDRVTLTMLDGEEVLGETTITTVPESGDPAEVVERRNFAGRVADEIQRKRPNEVYAAGDRDVLREIRAQLHYDFYRVSDDDPVEAVRGRIGEPALTVVDTPPKEKIGGSHSTLIGGRGGVKAIHHVAGHPHVKKVIPGPIDAGGSGSRSGLRAKATRAGANGNVRLLLRDGSSVQENRVVTTAPDRETGERVRADLNELLEEEGYGVD, encoded by the coding sequence TGGTCTGTCGTTCCGCGAACACCGACGGCGTGGTCTGCGAGATCTCCCGGGACCGGGTCACGCTGACGATGCTCGACGGCGAGGAGGTGCTCGGCGAGACGACGATCACGACGGTCCCCGAGTCGGGCGACCCCGCCGAGGTCGTCGAGCGCCGGAACTTCGCGGGACGGGTGGCCGACGAGATCCAGCGAAAACGCCCCAACGAGGTCTACGCCGCCGGCGACCGGGACGTCCTTCGCGAGATCCGCGCACAACTGCACTACGACTTCTATCGCGTCTCCGACGACGACCCCGTCGAGGCCGTGCGCGGCCGGATCGGCGAGCCAGCGCTCACGGTCGTCGACACGCCCCCGAAGGAGAAGATCGGCGGGAGCCACTCGACGCTGATCGGGGGACGGGGAGGGGTGAAGGCCATCCACCACGTCGCGGGCCATCCCCACGTCAAGAAGGTGATCCCGGGGCCGATCGACGCCGGCGGCAGCGGCTCGCGCTCGGGGCTGCGCGCGAAGGCGACCCGCGCGGGCGCGAACGGCAACGTTCGCTTGCTGTTGCGGGACGGTTCGAGCGTTCAGGAGAACAGGGTGGTGACGACCGCCCCCGATCGCGAGACCGGCGAGCGGGTGCGCGCGGACTTGAACGAGCTTCTCGAGGAGGAGGGCTACGGGGTGGACTAA
- a CDS encoding DNA-directed RNA polymerase subunit P produces MSYKCSRCKRDVELDEYGGVRCPYCGHRVLLKERSRDVKEVGVE; encoded by the coding sequence ATGAGCTACAAGTGCTCGCGGTGTAAACGCGACGTCGAGCTCGACGAGTACGGCGGCGTCCGCTGTCCGTACTGCGGGCACCGCGTGCTGCTCAAGGAGCGCAGCCGCGACGTCAAGGAAGTCGGCGTCGAGTGA
- a CDS encoding cobyric acid synthase codes for MTRTLLVAGTASHVGKSTVAAGLCRHLADRGISVAPYKAQNMSNNARAVPRADDSAKAGEVGVSQYVQARAARIGATTDMNPVLLKPRGDGESQLVIDGEAVGNVGAGEYYETGWERAREAARAAHARLAAEYDVVIAEGAGSIAEINLSDRDLANVETARFADAEVLLLVDIERGGAFASLYGTLELMPADCRERVVGALITKFRGDPELLEPGIEEIEERTGVPILGVLPYDDPGLPEEDSVSLPAAGETAVHGDPDGVRIAVPRLTRISNFTDLEPLAREPGVGVAYGPPESVLEGAHAVVLPGTKNTVDDLLELHEADFGERLRDFSGPVVGLCGGYQMLGERITNAAVEGTDGEDIVEGFGLLPVETRFSNRKRIERVERELVGSGPLAGARGPVSGYEIHMGESRPTGPVERPFEGEGAATADAFGTYLHGLFGNRVARDAFLDRVFENAGAERPSPARNESPYDRAAALVAENVDLEALEFDRLPRIRSDG; via the coding sequence GTGACGCGAACCCTCCTGGTGGCCGGGACCGCGAGCCACGTCGGCAAGAGCACGGTCGCCGCGGGGCTATGTCGCCACCTGGCCGATCGGGGGATTTCGGTCGCGCCATATAAGGCCCAGAACATGTCGAACAACGCCCGCGCGGTCCCGCGGGCCGACGATTCGGCAAAGGCCGGCGAGGTCGGCGTCTCCCAGTACGTCCAGGCGCGGGCCGCCCGCATCGGGGCGACCACCGATATGAACCCCGTGCTGCTCAAGCCGCGCGGCGACGGCGAGAGCCAGCTCGTGATCGACGGCGAGGCCGTCGGCAACGTCGGGGCCGGCGAGTACTACGAGACCGGCTGGGAGCGCGCCCGCGAGGCGGCCCGGGCGGCCCACGCGCGCCTCGCCGCGGAGTACGACGTGGTGATCGCCGAGGGCGCGGGCTCGATCGCCGAGATCAACCTTTCGGATCGCGACCTCGCGAACGTCGAGACGGCCCGCTTTGCCGACGCGGAGGTCCTGCTTCTGGTGGACATCGAGCGCGGCGGGGCCTTCGCGAGCCTGTATGGCACCCTCGAGCTGATGCCCGCGGACTGCCGCGAGCGGGTGGTCGGCGCGCTGATAACGAAGTTCCGGGGCGATCCCGAGCTCCTGGAGCCGGGGATCGAGGAGATCGAGGAGCGAACCGGCGTTCCGATACTGGGAGTGCTCCCCTACGACGACCCCGGCCTCCCCGAGGAGGACAGCGTCTCGCTCCCTGCGGCGGGCGAGACGGCCGTCCACGGCGACCCCGACGGGGTTCGGATCGCGGTGCCCCGGCTCACGCGGATCTCGAACTTCACCGACCTCGAGCCCCTCGCCCGCGAGCCCGGCGTCGGCGTCGCCTACGGCCCGCCCGAGTCGGTCCTCGAGGGCGCCCACGCGGTCGTGCTCCCGGGGACCAAAAACACCGTCGACGACCTGCTCGAACTCCACGAGGCGGACTTCGGCGAGCGCCTCCGCGACTTTTCGGGGCCGGTCGTCGGGCTCTGCGGCGGGTACCAGATGCTCGGCGAGCGGATCACGAACGCCGCGGTCGAGGGGACCGACGGTGAGGACATCGTCGAGGGGTTCGGACTGCTGCCCGTCGAGACGCGCTTCTCGAACCGGAAGCGCATCGAGCGCGTCGAGCGCGAACTCGTCGGGAGCGGGCCGCTCGCCGGCGCACGCGGTCCGGTATCGGGCTACGAGATCCACATGGGCGAGAGCCGGCCCACGGGACCCGTCGAGCGGCCGTTCGAGGGCGAGGGTGCTGCGACCGCCGACGCGTTCGGGACCTACCTCCACGGCCTCTTCGGGAACCGGGTCGCGAGGGACGCGTTCCTCGATCGGGTCTTCGAGAACGCGGGGGCTGAGCGGCCGAGCCCGGCCAGGAACGAGTCGCCCTACGACCGGGCCGCGGCGTTAGTGGCTGAAAACGTCGACCTCGAAGCCCTCGAATTTGATCGCCTGCCCCGGATCCGATCGGACGGATAG
- a CDS encoding KEOPS complex subunit Pcc1, with amino-acid sequence MTSEPPHDASLRFEYDRERRARHVERSVRPELAGLADDRSRTSISREEATLSVRIEAEDLVALRAATNTWLTLLEVAERAAEAGTGAET; translated from the coding sequence GTGACGTCGGAGCCGCCCCACGATGCTTCTCTCCGGTTCGAGTACGACCGCGAGCGCCGCGCACGCCACGTCGAGCGCTCGGTCCGCCCCGAGCTCGCAGGGCTGGCCGACGACCGCTCGCGGACGTCGATCTCCCGGGAAGAGGCGACGCTGTCGGTGCGTATCGAGGCCGAGGACCTCGTCGCGCTGCGCGCGGCGACCAACACCTGGCTGACGCTGCTCGAGGTCGCCGAGCGGGCCGCGGAGGCCGGCACCGGCGCCGAGACGTAA